In Methylomonas sp. ZR1, one DNA window encodes the following:
- the rplW gene encoding 50S ribosomal protein L23: MEQIKLASVLHAPIVSEKSSNAADQSNQFVFKVKKSATKLQIKNAVELMFGVEVAAVRVLNVKGKVKRFGRTLGKRSDWKKAYVKLQPGHNIELATA; this comes from the coding sequence ATTGAGCAGATCAAATTAGCAAGTGTTTTGCATGCGCCAATTGTGTCGGAGAAAAGTTCCAACGCAGCGGACCAAAGTAATCAGTTTGTATTCAAAGTTAAAAAATCTGCAACAAAATTGCAGATTAAAAATGCTGTTGAACTGATGTTTGGTGTTGAAGTAGCTGCCGTTCGCGTTCTGAATGTTAAAGGAAAAGTAAAACGATTCGGACGAACATTGGGTAAGCGATCCGACTGGAAAAAAGCTTATGTTAAGCTTCAGCCCGGTCATAACATTGAATTAG
- the rplD gene encoding 50S ribosomal protein L4, with translation MTLQIPAINNQESVQALDVSELVFGQDFNETLVHQLVTKYLSAARAGTKGQKNRAAVSGGGAKPFRQKGTGRARAGTTRSPVWRTGGVAFAAQPRSFDQKLNKKMYKVGIRSIFSELLRQGRLAVCNDITPVTPKTKDFLSKIKGIDAKRLLVVADDLNENLILAARNIPYIAVVTPSSVDPVSLVSADKVIATATALKQIEERLA, from the coding sequence ATGACTTTGCAAATACCTGCAATCAATAATCAAGAGTCTGTACAGGCGCTAGATGTCTCCGAATTAGTGTTCGGACAGGATTTTAACGAAACCCTGGTGCATCAACTGGTAACCAAATATCTTTCAGCAGCAAGAGCGGGTACTAAAGGCCAGAAGAATCGTGCTGCTGTGAGTGGCGGCGGCGCTAAGCCATTCCGCCAAAAAGGTACAGGTCGTGCGCGAGCTGGCACAACCAGAAGCCCGGTGTGGCGGACAGGTGGTGTTGCATTTGCTGCTCAACCAAGATCTTTTGATCAGAAATTGAACAAAAAAATGTACAAGGTTGGTATTAGATCTATTTTTTCTGAGTTGTTGAGGCAGGGTAGATTGGCTGTGTGCAACGACATAACGCCGGTAACACCAAAAACAAAAGACTTTTTAAGCAAGATAAAGGGTATCGATGCAAAAAGACTGCTGGTGGTTGCGGACGACCTAAATGAAAATTTGATTTTGGCGGCGAGAAATATTCCTTATATAGCGGTAGTCACTCCAAGTAGTGTGGATCCGGTGTCTTTGGTTTCAGCGGATAAGGTGATTGCTACGGCAACAGCGCTGAAACAGATTGAGGAGCGTTTGGCATGA
- the rplC gene encoding 50S ribosomal protein L3, producing the protein MSIGLIGRKCGMTRIFCEDGSSVPVTVLHIDSNRVIQVKSVETDGYRAIQVAAGDVKSSKVNKAMAGHYASANVTAGRGLWEFRLSESEAAEFSAGAELKVNVFEAGQVVDVSGTSIGKGFAGTVKRHNFRTQDATHGNSRSHRVPGSSGMNQTPGRVFKGKKMCGHMGAVKTTIQNLTIHAVDAERNLILVRGAVPGAKGGDVVITPAVKMLNKG; encoded by the coding sequence ATGTCAATAGGTCTTATTGGTCGTAAATGTGGTATGACCAGAATATTTTGCGAAGATGGCTCTTCGGTACCAGTTACCGTACTTCATATAGACTCCAATAGAGTCATACAGGTGAAGAGCGTTGAAACTGATGGTTATCGCGCTATTCAGGTAGCGGCGGGTGATGTGAAGTCTTCAAAAGTCAACAAAGCAATGGCTGGGCATTACGCATCTGCCAATGTGACCGCTGGACGTGGTTTGTGGGAGTTTAGACTGAGCGAGAGCGAAGCCGCCGAGTTTTCGGCAGGTGCAGAGTTAAAAGTTAACGTGTTTGAGGCTGGGCAGGTAGTAGATGTGTCCGGTACAAGTATCGGTAAAGGCTTTGCAGGTACTGTCAAGCGCCATAACTTCAGAACGCAAGACGCGACGCACGGTAATTCACGCTCCCATCGGGTGCCTGGATCTAGTGGTATGAACCAAACTCCGGGCCGCGTGTTTAAGGGTAAAAAAATGTGCGGGCATATGGGAGCGGTTAAAACTACGATACAGAATTTGACTATCCATGCTGTAGATGCTGAGCGGAACCTGATTTTAGTCAGAGGCGCTGTGCCTGGTGCCAAGGGTGGTGATGTAGTGATCACGCCTGCAGTAAAAATGTTAAATAAAGGTTAA
- the rpsJ gene encoding 30S ribosomal protein S10 translates to MANQTIRIQLKAFDHKLIDQSAGEIVETAKRTGAQVKGPIPLPTRKERFTVLISPHVNKDARDQYELRTYKRLLDIVEPTDKTVDALMKLDLAAGVDVQIKLK, encoded by the coding sequence ATGGCTAATCAAACTATCAGAATCCAATTAAAAGCCTTTGATCATAAATTGATTGATCAGTCGGCGGGTGAGATAGTAGAAACAGCAAAGAGAACTGGCGCCCAAGTAAAGGGCCCCATTCCTTTGCCTACTAGAAAAGAACGTTTTACTGTATTGATTTCACCGCATGTTAACAAAGATGCTCGTGATCAATATGAATTGAGAACTTACAAGAGGTTGCTTGATATAGTTGAGCCAACCGATAAGACCGTTGACGCCCTGATGAAGTTGGATCTGGCGGCTGGGGTTGATGTTCAAATTAAGCTTAAATAG